DNA sequence from the Perca fluviatilis chromosome 4, GENO_Pfluv_1.0, whole genome shotgun sequence genome:
gtatgtgtgtgaaattTTGGGAGATTTAtgtagaaaatgtatttaaaaagatGTGTGCAactatttgatttttttatgaagAATTTGATTTGAGATGGCAagttttatattaataaatcGGAGAAAACCCAGCACACACCAGTTCAAGACTgagatttattgatttattgtactagtttatttgacaggactaCTGCTCATAGATATACAAAAACACCTGTTTTTCCTGTGTACCTTTTCTGGTTTTGTATGACGTTTTGTGTACAAACCacaaaaagttggaaaaacagGTGTGCCCTCTTCAACAGGTTATGttgaaacctgtagggggataTTTACTGAGGCTGCCAGGGGAACAACATTGTACAccaatgtcatttttcaactcaTGTTACAGTATGAGCTTAGCTGCATTTCACAAAAAGAAATACTcccattttttcatttttaaatacattCCAGTTTATTTTCGTGGCAGTTTTTACAGCCATACACCTCAATGCATTTAATCAGACTCTCTGATCAGCTCTGCCTCTCTTTACAGAAACAGATATAAAAGCATTCTGTTTTCCCTTTAATTGAAATATGTTTCCATAAGCGTGAGCCCAAACATGCAATTTTAAACCGTTTTAAACTTTCCTTCCATTTTAACTGGGCAAAACCTTGGCGCTGTAAATATGGACAAACTCAATTTTAGTAAATAACCCTCTGGTGCTTAATTTGTATGAAAATGATGTTATGTTATGTAATGTAtgaagttctgttgttgctacAGATCGGGGCCTATGATCAACAAGTCTGGGAGAAATCTCTGGAGCAGACAGATCTAAATGTGAGACACCTGCAAATGCCTGCAGAGAAGGGaaatatttgtgtatttatcttGTGCATTACCACTAAATCAAAAATAACACTTGCCATTCATCTAGGGCTTGGACAGCAAACCAAGGAAGACGGGTCACATCAAAGCAGACCTCATCGATGTCGACTTAGTAAGAGGTCAGGCTCAATAAAGAGTAGTTCTCCGTCTGTTGTTAAGTTTGTTTGATCACAGATACATTTACAACATCTGcatacacacagctacacaccaACAAATACAGTTTCTGCCTCCCCTGTCAGTTAATACCACCCCAACCTATGGAATTGCTGCCTGTGTATATGTTCTGTTTCTCTAACTTCTGTTAAATTAcctgttttcttttgtcttgcGTCAGCCCCTATAATTAtagtaaaataacaaaaaggcaacaaaacaaACTTTGTATAGTCGAGAGATAGCCTTATCCAAATCCAAATCAGTTTTTTGGCATATTCAGATTGTATCCAGATTCATTTTCGAAAGTCTGGACGGGAAAATCGTATCCAAACTACATTTAgaggtgttttttatttttttatttttattttttatgtgatTCCAATCGGATTTGTACAGATGCGTCTCACTCCAGAGGCTTGCACTTGCAAATAATGGTGTGGACAGTTTGTCTTAAAGATCTGATTTgagaaacaattcaaaattaCCTGCAGTGTGAACTTAGCCATTGTCATAGCTATAGTGGTTTTAATGCAGCTCTGTAAGAGATTTTCTCATTCCTACCCTTAGGATCAACTTTCAGCAAAGCCAAACCAGACAGTCCCTGGACAGCTCTGGCTCGAAAGGGTCTGGTCAGAGTGCTGCTGTTCCCGTTCTTCTTCCCGTGGTGGATCCAGGTGACCTCCAAGTCCATCTCCTTATGTATCCTCGTGCTGTACTTCATGCAAGGTTAGCTCACTATTTCTCATCTAATTGTATTCATACTGGAGCTGTAAGTTTCTcagaaaactgaatttgaaaatgaatttatacatttacatttacctAACAAGTAAATGTAAATTTACTAGACAAGAACTAGGGTACAAGTAACAGACTACACACTGCAAACTGACTCATTCTGTGTTGTCTTAACACTATTCATATTCACGAAAGATTGCAGTCCTGCTCATACTTTTACTGAAGATATCGTTAAAAGTCACTTGAGAAGAGATTTGGAAGAATAGTAATCCCTTCATGAGCCTCTTTTATGAAACCATTAACAATCATTCATGTGCTGTAAGATCCACAGAGAAGAATATGGAGCCAAGCTGTAATAAATTAACAAACATGACGTGCACATCGAGTAATGGTTTTAAAACTAACTTACAAAGTAGAGAGAGAATCTACACACTTTATACTCCTGTATACACTATTGCATCAGTGACATTTTGAGGGTGTGTCGTTCGATCTTTTTGGATTTTGTCTTTGCTAAGCCATTGAAGCACAATGACACTTGGTCaataaaggaaataaatacAGTATCTGGTTTTTGATATGTTCTTGATTCCGTATCTCCATTTGTCACAGTTTACATTCAGTTATGTGCAACGATAAACGTGTTACCCATCACATCTGAGCAACACAGAAAGACCTCATTAGTAAGAAAAATTCTGTTCTAATGGCTCCCCTAAGAGACCGTTTTGTTTGCTGTTGCCAAATGTTTTGCTCCCCTCAGTGGCAGCAGTGGTGCTGTACTTGGAGGTCCCTGGGGCGTGTGCCAGCGAGGTGTTTGGGCCAATGtgtctgatgctgctgctgggtACCGTACACTGCCAGATTGTGTCGACTGAGTCCAGCCGGTGGCCCTCAGGCAGTCCAGCTGCCAGCCGCACCACCAGCCCGACTCGCAGACGGAGGTGGTTTTCTCATTGTTAGGCACTGCACACTCATTTTAATTTACAAACACACTCTCACCTCTTGGCACATGCATAAGCTACCACATTATGTACACAACCCTGAGCATGAACTTCAAATTAGCACTATTTCTTTCTCTCAAACAACTGATTTGACAAACCTAAAGTTATTCTATTCAGTAAAGCCTCTCTGATACTTTCAAAATTCTCTCACTCACTCCTGTGGTTTTAGCTCATTTTGTAATGCCTGCTGTAGCTACACTCCCTCGTATTTTACTGTTATTTTTATTCTGTCTCCTTCAGGCCCAGGAAGGGCAGAGGactgaaaaaaacagaagaaaagaacGGCAGCAGGGACACAGAGCAGCAGGAGCAGTTTGAAGAAAGCCAGCGATTGTacaggaaagaagaaaggagggTACAGTCACTCATCTCGTCAGTCTCAGTACTGCTGTATCAAGCAAAGAAGGAACTAACTTATGACCGCAGTAAAAAGTAATGgtcagaataaataaataaaaacagtcaaTAAATCCAGGTAGGCTGTATTGGAAAGAAGCTAGAATTAAACTCTAGGTCCACTGTCGAAATGTAAGCATAATTTGACTCCACTCTGCAGGTTTGAGCAAAATGTAAATTCAGCAGCTTTTCGATGTACAAATACATTCAAGTGTATCTAAGTCTAGCTTTACTGGCCTAGTGTGTAATGTGGGTCGCTTTATATCACACAATGGTAGTAAAGTCTTTAGCATTTGTCAAATTCCTGCATGTTTtggaacacatttttaaaatgtgttttctatcCGGATATCCTCTCAAAGACCACAAGAAAGTCATTTGGGGCATCGGATGAGCTTTccagtgaggaagaggaggggttACAACCAGTGGAAGTAATTCTTCCAGTATCTCATCAAGAGAGACACCCTGCTACAACATGGCCGACATCTACACCAGTGTCTTCTGTTAGGAAGAGAACTCTAAAGTCGAACTCCAAACTCACATTAAGACCTCAGGTAAACCTCATAGTTACACTGTGTGTTAGGCCCCATTCTTACCTGGTATATACATCCATCTTGAGTGACTTGATCACAAGTGGCCAGCTCTAAGTACGCGTAGGTACACCTGGCAGTAAAATGTGTCTCCAAATGCGCCTTGAGTGaccacttgtgatcggatctcACTTCCCggcttgtgtgttgtgtgtaaatgtgttgttGTTACTCTCACATATATCCTACATCAGAAATGTGCGATGACTAATGAAAAAGCACTGCTTACAGTAGCTTCTAACTGAATCTCTGTGGTTTGAAGTTTAGTTTCTATATCTGCTTTATTTTACCGTTTCATGTTGGCTTATAGGAACGCAGCCATGATGTTCGGTGCATTGTAGACACATGCAGACACTTTTCTGGAACCACTTGCCCGTCGGTACCGACACAAGTCTACAGAAGCGTATGTCCAAGTTTCCACCGCATTCACCGTCAGGGTCGTCAGCCGGCAGAGAGCCGTCCTTaattactttgttacttttgttTTAATATAGTTTTATACTGTTTAACTGATAGCATTGATCGGTCAAAAGTCTTATTGAcggttaaaggtgctgtaggtaggattgcgaagatccaggacttagccaaaaaaaaaatttgaacatcgacaacttctcagtccctccccactttctgctaaagcccaaaatggtctcctaagcccctccccccacaagggagaatgaatgtgtatgcatgagcagtgattgacatgcagttagaccccccccccacctccccccccaaacctgattggtgcatcttttttttaatgacctgcttcatgtagttctactggggtcaatttcagcaaatatgacagaaagttagttttataagtcttacctactgcacctttaacagtTAATCTGTTATTCATTAACATCCCTAGTCCAGTTCAGCATGATTTGAAACAACTCTATGATTTACTGAAAACAGGAAGGCAGTGGGGCTTCCATCAAGGTGAAGCCACAAGCTGTGGAGCGCCTCAGGCCGAGCGTGGGCTCTCATCCCGCCTCCGACACTGATGACACACTGTGGGAGGAGCTTCTCCAAGGGCCTGACTCCGCCTCCACAGGAAGCAGTGACAGCGACTCGAACGGGAGGTACAACGCTGGCATTTCGCTCCCACAAACCACCGCTCTGAGCAATGATGATGAGAGCATACAGGAGGGAATCACCGGAGTAAGATCAACCAAAATCTTGAATACTCTTCTTTGACtggttttgtgtctgtgtcacaATGTAGTTGTATAGGTATATTTCATTCATGTATGTCAAACACTCCGAAGGGATGTAACGTTATGATGTTTgtaattttaaatgttatattcAATCGATAAAATTTGTCAAAATCCTATGGTGGACTTTTTGTAGACTTGTTTGCCACA
Encoded proteins:
- the phtf1 gene encoding putative homeodomain transcription factor 1 isoform X1 — encoded protein: MTMARIAWYQEKIGAYDQQVWEKSLEQTDLNGLDSKPRKTGHIKADLIDVDLVRGSTFSKAKPDSPWTALARKGLVRVLLFPFFFPWWIQVTSKSISLCILVLYFMQVAAVVLYLEVPGACASEVFGPMCLMLLLGTVHCQIVSTESSRWPSGSPAASRTTSPTRRRRPRKGRGLKKTEEKNGSRDTEQQEQFEESQRLYRKEERRTTRKSFGASDELSSEEEEGLQPVEVILPVSHQERHPATTWPTSTPVSSVRKRTLKSNSKLTLRPQERSHDVRCIVDTCRHFSGTTCPSVPTQVYRSEGSGASIKVKPQAVERLRPSVGSHPASDTDDTLWEELLQGPDSASTGSSDSDSNGRYNAGISLPQTTALSNDDESIQEGITGSQLSWLQACHPSKDRVSAIIWEQGECKKADMSVLEISGIILTRVKLVEQGMGYLVLGGLMTATLALLPFFFHLAQHLDMSSFCSLSLKELGEMAFWQHDGQAYAFYFITTVQRVCLIGLFFFMMCVAERTYKQRLLFAKYFSHLTSARKAKKSEIPHFRLKKVQNIKMWLSLRSFLRRRGPQRSVDVIVSTIFLLALSISFIICAQLLHNHKTFLESLTNWELMVWASSLVLFLLRLATLGSETNCKYSNSSVLLTEQINLYLKMEKKPNKKEELNIVNNVLKLATKLMKELDIPFRLLGLTVNPLIYNLTRVVILSAVSAVVSDLLGFNIRLWKIKP